Proteins encoded by one window of Corvus cornix cornix isolate S_Up_H32 chromosome 27, ASM73873v5, whole genome shotgun sequence:
- the SLC2A1 gene encoding solute carrier family 2, facilitated glucose transporter member 1 isoform X1, protein MDTGSKMTARLMLAVGGAVLGSLQFGYNTGVINAPQKVIEDFYNRTWLYRYQEPISPATLTTLWSLSVAIFSVGGMIGSFSVGLFVNRFGRRNSMLMSNILAFVSAVLMGFSKMAFSFEMLILGRFIIGLYSGLTTGFVPMYVGEVSPTALRGALGTFHQLGIVLGILIAQVFGLDLIMGNDSLWPLLLGFIFVPALLQCIILPFAPESPRFLLINRNEENKAKSVLKKLRGTTDVSSDLQEMKEESRQMMREKKVTIMELFRSPMYRQPILIAIVLQLSQQLSGINAVFYYSTSIFEKSGVEQPVYATIGSGVVNTAFTVVSLFVVERAGRRTLHLIGLAGMAGCAILMTIALTLLDQMPWMSYLSIVAIFGFVAFFEIGPGPIPWFIVAELFSQGPRPAAFAVAGLSNWTSNFIVGMGFQYIEQLCGSYVFIIFTVLLVLFFIFTYFKVPETKGRTFDEIASGFRQGGAGQSDKTPDEFHSLGADSQV, encoded by the exons ATGGACACCGGCAGCAAG ATGACGGCTCGCCTGATGCTGGCTGTGGGAGGAGCGGTGCTGGGCTCCCTCCAGTTTGGATACAACACCGGCGTCATCAACGCCCCGCAGAAG GTGATTGAGGATTTCTACAACCGCACGTGGCTGTACCGATACCAGGAGCCCATCAGCCCTGCCACCCTTACCACGCTCTGGTCCCTCTCTGTTGCCATCTTCTCTGTCGGGGGCATGATTGGCTCCTTCTCTGTGGGTCTCTTTGTCAATCGCTTTGGAAG ACGCAATTCCATGCTGATGTCCAACATTCTAGCCTTTGTGTCAGCTGTCCTCATGGGCTTCTCCAAGATGGCTTTTTCCTTTGAGATGCTCATCCTTGGCCGCTTCATCATCGGCCTCTACTCTGGCCTCACCACGGGTTTCGTGCCCATGTACGTGGGTGAGGTGTCCCCCACTGCCCTGCGGGGGGCCTTGGGGACCTTCCACCAGCTTGGCATTGTCCTGGGCATCCTCATTGCACAG gTGTTTGGTTTGGACTTGATCATGGGAAACGACTCTCTCTGGCCACTGCTGCTGGGCTTCATCTTCGTTCCTGCCCTGCTACAGTGCATCATCCTGCCCTTTGCCCCCGAGAGCCCCCGGTTCCTGCTAATCAACCGCAACGAGGAGAACAAAGCTAAGAGTG TCCTCAAGAAGTTGCGGGGCACAACGGACGTGAGCAGCGACCTGCAGGAGATGAAGGAGGAGAGCCGGCAGATGATGAGGGAGAAGAAGGTCACCATCATGGAGCTGTTCCGCTCACCCATGTACCGCCAGCCCATCCTCATCGCCATtgtcctgcagctctcccagcagctttcAGGGATCAATGCG GTCTTCTACTACTCCACCAGCATCTTTGAGAAGTCGGGGGTGGAGCAGCCTGTCTACGCCACCATTGGCTCTGGTGTGGTGAACACAGCCTTCACCGTGGTCTCA CTGTTCGTGGTGGAGCGAGCCGGGCGCAGGACCCTGCACCTCATCGGGCTGGCAGGGATGGCTGGATGTGCCATTCTCATGACCATCGCCCTCACACTGCTG GACCAAATGCCCTGGATGTCCTACCTCAGCATTGTGGCCATCTTTGGGTTTGTGGCCTTCTTTGAGATCGGCCCAGGCCCCATCCCATGGTTCATTGTAGCAGAGCTGTTCAGCCAAGGCCCCCGTCCCGCTGCTTTCGCCGTGGCTGGGCTCTCCAACTGGACCTCCAACTTCATTGTGGGAATGGGCTTCCAGTACATTGAG CAACTCTGCGGCTCCTACGTCTTCATCATCTTCACGGTGCTGCTCGTGCTCTTCTTCATCTTCACCTACTTCAAGGTGCCGGAGACCAAAGGCCGGACCTTCGACGAGATTGCCTCGGGCTTCCGGCAGGGTGGGGCTGGCCAGAGCGACAAGACCCCGGACGAGTTCCACAGCCTGGGCGCTGACTCGCAGGTGTAA
- the SLC2A1 gene encoding solute carrier family 2, facilitated glucose transporter member 1 isoform X2 encodes MDTGSKMTARLMLAVGGAVLGSLQFGYNTGVINAPQKVIEDFYNRTWLYRYQEPISPATLTTLWSLSVAIFSVGGMIGSFSVGLFVNRFGRRNSMLMSNILAFVSAVLMGFSKMAFSFEMLILGRFIIGLYSGLTTGFVPMYVGEVSPTALRGALGTFHQLGIVLGILIAQVFGLDLIMGNDSLWPLLLGFIFVPALLQCIILPFAPESPRFLLINRNEENKAKSVLKKLRGTTDVSSDLQEMKEESRQMMREKKVTIMELFRSPMYRQPILIAIVLQLSQQLSGINAVFYYSTSIFEKSGVEQPVYATIGSGVVNTAFTVVSLFVVERAGRRTLHLIGLAGMAGCAILMTIALTLLDQMPWMSYLSIVAIFGFVAFFEIGPGPIPWFIVAELFSQGPRPAAFAVAGLSNWTSNFIVGMGFQYIEQLCGSYVFIIFTVLLVLFFIFTYFKVPETKGRTFDEIASGFRQGGAGQSDKTPDEFHSLGADSQ; translated from the exons ATGGACACCGGCAGCAAG ATGACGGCTCGCCTGATGCTGGCTGTGGGAGGAGCGGTGCTGGGCTCCCTCCAGTTTGGATACAACACCGGCGTCATCAACGCCCCGCAGAAG GTGATTGAGGATTTCTACAACCGCACGTGGCTGTACCGATACCAGGAGCCCATCAGCCCTGCCACCCTTACCACGCTCTGGTCCCTCTCTGTTGCCATCTTCTCTGTCGGGGGCATGATTGGCTCCTTCTCTGTGGGTCTCTTTGTCAATCGCTTTGGAAG ACGCAATTCCATGCTGATGTCCAACATTCTAGCCTTTGTGTCAGCTGTCCTCATGGGCTTCTCCAAGATGGCTTTTTCCTTTGAGATGCTCATCCTTGGCCGCTTCATCATCGGCCTCTACTCTGGCCTCACCACGGGTTTCGTGCCCATGTACGTGGGTGAGGTGTCCCCCACTGCCCTGCGGGGGGCCTTGGGGACCTTCCACCAGCTTGGCATTGTCCTGGGCATCCTCATTGCACAG gTGTTTGGTTTGGACTTGATCATGGGAAACGACTCTCTCTGGCCACTGCTGCTGGGCTTCATCTTCGTTCCTGCCCTGCTACAGTGCATCATCCTGCCCTTTGCCCCCGAGAGCCCCCGGTTCCTGCTAATCAACCGCAACGAGGAGAACAAAGCTAAGAGTG TCCTCAAGAAGTTGCGGGGCACAACGGACGTGAGCAGCGACCTGCAGGAGATGAAGGAGGAGAGCCGGCAGATGATGAGGGAGAAGAAGGTCACCATCATGGAGCTGTTCCGCTCACCCATGTACCGCCAGCCCATCCTCATCGCCATtgtcctgcagctctcccagcagctttcAGGGATCAATGCG GTCTTCTACTACTCCACCAGCATCTTTGAGAAGTCGGGGGTGGAGCAGCCTGTCTACGCCACCATTGGCTCTGGTGTGGTGAACACAGCCTTCACCGTGGTCTCA CTGTTCGTGGTGGAGCGAGCCGGGCGCAGGACCCTGCACCTCATCGGGCTGGCAGGGATGGCTGGATGTGCCATTCTCATGACCATCGCCCTCACACTGCTG GACCAAATGCCCTGGATGTCCTACCTCAGCATTGTGGCCATCTTTGGGTTTGTGGCCTTCTTTGAGATCGGCCCAGGCCCCATCCCATGGTTCATTGTAGCAGAGCTGTTCAGCCAAGGCCCCCGTCCCGCTGCTTTCGCCGTGGCTGGGCTCTCCAACTGGACCTCCAACTTCATTGTGGGAATGGGCTTCCAGTACATTGAG CAACTCTGCGGCTCCTACGTCTTCATCATCTTCACGGTGCTGCTCGTGCTCTTCTTCATCTTCACCTACTTCAAGGTGCCGGAGACCAAAGGCCGGACCTTCGACGAGATTGCCTCGGGCTTCCGGCAGGGTGGGGCTGGCCAGAGCGACAAGACCCCGGACGAGTTCCACAGCCTGGGCGCTGACTCGCAG